The stretch of DNA TTGAATAGCCTGTTCGCGGGGGTGGTGCCTTGCCGGTCTGGCGTGCGGCCACCAGACGGTACTGAACCCCAGTGACCTGCTGTTCTGTAAGAACTGATTTTCCGATGAACTCTGACTTCGACAAGTCGACTGCGAATCGAAGGCCGCACTCAATCGGTGTGCGTTCGGTCGTCAGATCGTTTCCGTTCAGCGGATAACATTTCTCCAGACGCAGAATGTCACGAGCACCCAGTCCGGCAGGTGTTGCCCCGGCATCAATCACTGCGTCCCACCAGAGACCCAGAAATTCGGATGTACAAAACAACTCGAAACCGTCCTCACCCGTGTAGCCAGTGCGACAAACAAGAAAGGTTCCGGCACTCCGCGGCAGGTCAAGTATTCCGAAGCGTTCCGGCAAAGGAACGGGGTTGGGTTCACCGGCTGCTCGCTGAATCGACGCGAACCATTCTGCCGAATCCGGGCCCTGCACCGCAATCCCGCCAAAATTGCGACTCGCATTCTCCAGCGAAACGTTCTTCGGCAGATGCTGAGCCAGCCAGTTGTAGTCTTCCTCGGTTTTGGACGCGTTAACAACCAGGAAGCACGTCGTAGCATCCAGACAATATACGATGAGATCGTCGATGATGCCGCCGGCATCGTTCAGGATCAGACTGTATTGTCCCTCCCCAGGATTCAGTGATGTGACCGAAGACGTAAGAATACTATCCAGCGCAGCGGCAGCGGCACCTTTCTCACCTGAACGCACGAAGATCTGGCCCATATGAGAGATATCAAAGACTCCCCCGGTGGACCGCACCGCGATCGCTTCCTGTTGAATTCCGACATATTGCACTGGTAAGTGCCAGCCGGCGAAGTCGACCATTCGTCCCTTCAGTTCAAGATGACGGTTGTTAAGCGGTGAAAGTGCAGGTTCAGACATTAATCTATCGTGTCCAGGTTAAAAGCTTTTGAATCGTCAACCCACAAGATCAGCAAGGGGCGACGGCCATCATGAGAGTATCAGCTTATTGCCCGTATGTTTCAAAATTTGTGTAGAATCGTTTCGTCCATCTGTTTCCATGCGGCCGGATCTCGTCAGGAGAGTTTTGGCTACTGCATTTGCTTCGGCACGTGGTCATACCGGAACAGGCGATGATGGACTTGAAGCCGCTTTCGAACGCCCGGCTTGACCATCCGCTATATCGGGGGGGCGATCGCAGAGCGAAGCTCACGCTGGCGAAGTGGGTTTTGCTTTTCCTCCTCATTCCTCGCTCGACACTTCTTGGCCATTTTTTGAATGGTCGAGTACCTTCGGTGTTATGTCCGGTTCACGCACATTTGGCTCAACGTTGCCCCGGACCGATGTCACTGAGATCTGCACGGTCAATCCAGAATCGGCGCGTCGCTCAGCTCTTGTTACCTCATACAGGATTTGCTTGGGGTCTGCACAGGTTCGCTTGACTTTATCCAATGTCATTTGCGCCGCTTCGTGTAAGGAACCCGAGCATCCAGCGCACGATGCGATCAGAAAAATGGCGGCATGAACAACAGGGCACTGAGTCGTTTATGCTGCCGCATCCTGTTTTTTCACCTTGAGTTTACCTTGGTTCTCGATGGACCTGACCTTTTCCTGTGTTCGGTCCTTCGGCAGCCATGCGGGCAGTTGAAGGGACGTCAGGTGTCATGACGATTGATTCCCGGATGCTGCCAACAGCTCATCACCAGCGTACATTGCTGGTGAACAGCAGGAGCAGCATGTGTAACGTCGATTGAGGAGATGTGCTGAAACCAGCAGCAGACCGCCCAAAGGTGTCCACCAGGTTGCCATGGCACTCAGGTTCCGGAAAGAACCATCGGTATTTGTCTCGAACGCTGCCGGAGTCGCTACGCCGGTCTCTGCCGGGGATTGACAGCAATCAAACGGACAGGCTTCGTCCTGCGGCGCACCTTGTGTAACCGATGATTCGTTCGCTTCCGTTTCCGCCGCTGCGGTGGCTGCAGCACAGCATTCGTCTGTGTGACCATATGCGGCCGAGGCAATGATTATCAGGCCGACTCCCGCTGTCATTCCTGGAAGCCATCGCCGGTGTGTCCGCCATCCGGGAACGAAAGCGATCAGAGCCAACAGCAGACAGGTGACGGTCATCCATTGATGAAACGATTCGTCAGCGAGGAAACTCAAGCCCAACGCTGGCAGATAGGCAATCAGAAACGGCATTGCCGCACAATGGACAGCGCATACTAAAGAGGCAGCGATTCCCAGAAAATCCCGCCAGGCAGAAGTGGGCTGTTCAGGCAATATTTCGGCGGAAGCAGCCTGCGACATTTCAGATTTCCTTTTTGCGCTCTCGTTGTTTCTCAGGGAAAATGCAGAGAACGTTCGTCCGTTTTCGAACGCCGTCAACACATTAATGCTCATGGCTCTGAGCTGGTACTTTCCACCGAGGGACTGGATCCTCGAATATCTTTCACTTGTTCCGATCGACTTTGAATTTTCCATCCGTCAGCAGGCGCTGATCGAACCTGTCCCGAAAAATGGCTTGGTTCAGGTCATTGACAATCAGAGTCACACGCAGTCCCTGGCGGTTGTTCAGGACATGATTCCGAAGAGTTGTTGTACCGGCCCCCGGAAACTCAGACAGCACAGCCACCGGGACCGGTTCAGAAATTTCCTCCCGGACCGGCAGCGACATCAGCACCGGTGAGACATCATAGTTCGATGCTGCCTGTTCCGAGGAACCCCGGTCAGGTAATTCGGCATGGCTGCTGTTCTTTGAATCAGTCATCTTGTTGCCCTGAGACGCTCAGCGCAGATTATTGTGTGCGGTCTGTGGTTGCACTCAGACACGGTTCTTTCAGAGATTAAATTGACCGGCTGAATATTTGGTCCATGCGGAGATTTTGGTTTGTTCAGTAGTAGTTGTCACGTCAATTCCAATGTTGAGGCTGGTCACCACAGAGTGGTTTATTTTCCGGTCGGCGATGAGCCGAATGATGCACCAGAGGTTACACGTCGGCTTGGGAACCAGGCCAGTGCTGTGCCCAGCGTCAGCACGACAGCCGAGACTGCCAGCCAGCACCACGGGAGGTGCTCTGCTTCAACCTGTCCGATATTCCACTTCGCCAGCAGTTCACGCGACTGGACAACGATCAGTAGTGTACTGTTGTGAATCACGTGAACAATGATTGACGGAATGGTGCTTCCGCTCTGCCAGGTAACCCAACCGAGCAATATTCCCATAAGCGTACTTGGAAGAACTCGCTCCGGGGCAGCCCCTCCCGCCAGAATGACATGGAACATGCCGAATGCAAAGGCAGAGCAAAAAATTGTCCCTACGCCACGGAGATGTTGTTTCAGCCCATTGAATAGAAAACCGCGAAAAAAACACTCTTCACAGATGCCCGGTACGACACCAAGACACACAACCACCACCCACAACGGGACGTTCTTCCAGCCTGCCAGCAGGCTGTCAATGTTCTCAATCTGTTCCGGATCGAATCCTCGAATTCCAATGCTTTGAGCAAAGACAACCAATTCAAAGATCCAGGGCCACACCGCCACTCCAAGAATCGGTGCTGCCAGCCACCAGGACCATGCCGGTTTCGTCAGACCGAGCCCATGTGAGCGCGAGACGCGTTGCCAGCCCAGCAGCAGACAGGGGACCACAACGAACAGTACGGTCGTGGTTATTGCAGACCATGTCAGACGAACCGTCGGTTGTGCTTCACCGCGGCCCAGAATACCGGAGACGATGAAGTGTCCGGGGAACAGCAAAGCCAGGGTCAACAGGGTCGAAGTCAGTGAAGGTAGCAGTGTTCGAAGTTTCGGTCGCCGCAGGAAGTCTCCCCAGCGACCTTGGCTTCCAACTGCGACCGCATCATTGCCAAACACCTGTGATGCCAGTGCCAGAGCTGATACTCCGTACAGAAGCGTTGAGATGACTGCGACGATGGCAGGAAGTCGCTGTGCTGTTCCTTCTAAAAAATCCCGGGACAGGAGCAGAATGTTTACCAGCGGTAAAGCAGCCGTTCCGCCGGCTAACTTCCAGCCAGGTATCAGGATGACCAGTCCCGGTGCAATTGACAGCAGCAGCAGGGGAATCAGGTAGGCCTGTGCTTCCTTAAAACTTCGGGCTGAACTGGTGAGCAACAGCAGTACTGCCGCATAAAACACAGCAAAAGCACCCAGTCCAAGAAACAGCTTTGCTGCCAGCGCAGCCGTGAAGCCACTTTCCCCCAACAAGGTTTTATCTAACTGCAGTGCGTAAAGCGTGACGCTCATGGCCACCAGATTTATGATCCCTGTTAGCAACGTCACGGTCACTACCGCAACATACTTCGCCGCCAGCAGGCGAAATCGCAGGACCGGCAACGCCATCAGTGTTTCCATCGTGTTTCGTTCACGCTCGCCGGCGGTCAGGTCGATTGCAGGATAGACACCTCCGGTCACAGTCATCAGCAGCAGGATCAGGGGCAGTAAACCCAAAACTGTCGAGGGTTCCTGTGCGGGCTCGAGCAATACACGGGATTGTTCGATCGGCACCGGCAATTTTTGGCCTTTCTCCTGGGCCCAGCCTTCGATCAACTCGATATTTGCTGCTGTCAGTCTTCTTGCGATATAGTCATACAGATCACGACTTCGTGAAGAGGATTTGTTTTGGAGTAGTTGTACCCGAGCCTGTTGTCTGCCGTTCGTGAAAGACTCTCCGAACTCAATGCGGACACCAAGATCGGCTGCAGAATCCGTGACGATGGAACCCAGATCAAAACCAGCAGGGTCTTCAGGTACCAACAACTGAACCTCGGGCCTCGGTTCGGAAGTCACTGAGGCCGCCGTCAGTACTCGATCTCCGGTGCTCAGCGTCTCCCGCAGCCACTGAGCCTCCGTCCTGGTGTTGACTGCCAGGTGGTACTCCAGTCGGGAATCAGTCGACTGCTGAAATGCGAGGAATCGCAGGCCCAAACCGAGCAGAGGATAAAGCAGCAGCGGCATCACCAGCAGCGTGACGATCGTGCGACGGTCGCGAAGCGTCTCCCGCAGTTCTTTTCGAGTGAACTCGATCTGTTGAACAACTGAGAAGAGAAATCGGTTTTCGGAATCCGAGTGAGGCATGCCGAGTTGTTCAGAGAGATTGTTTGTGCGATCACTCATGGCCTGCGCGCTTCCCTAAAGTTTTGGTTTTCGGAGGGGCTTCACGCATCAGGCGCAGAAATATCTCCACCAGAGATGGTTGTCCGGTTTTTGTTTTCAATTCATCGAGTGTTCCCTGGTACTTAAGTTTTGCTCGATACAGAAGGCCAAATCGATCGCAAAATCGTTCCGCTTCCTCGAGTTGATGAGTGCAGACAATAATTGCTTTGCCGGCTTCTCGAAGGACCTGAACAAAGTCGATAACCACCTTGGCACCAACAACATCCAGTCCGCGAGTGGGCTCGTCCAGCAGAACAACGGGCGGATCATGAACCAGGGCTCGGGCCAGATTGACCCGCTGTGCCTGCCCGGTACTCAAAGTTGCGCAGCGACGATCCAGGAAGTGACTGAGTTCCATGCGGTGCGACAGTTCATCGATACGCTGATGCGCCTTTTCTCTGTTCAAGCCGAAACCAAATGCGAAATACTGAAGCAATTCACGAGGCGTCAGCCACTGATACAGGCCGGCACTGGCTGATACGAGCCCGATCAGACGCTTCATCCTGAGCGGACCGGCAGAGACTTCGCAGTCTAGAATGGAAGCGTTTCCGCTGGTGGGTTCCAGCAGGCCGAGAATCATTCGCAGCGTGGTTGTCTTGCCCGCGCCGTTTGGACCCAGCAGTCCGTAAACTTCCCCCGGACCGACGGTGAGAGACAACCGATCGACTGCGACGACATCGTCACCAAAGACCTTTGTGAGTTGATTCAGTTCAATCATAGAGATGGGCCATTTAGGCTGTCCGTGGGCAGTTTCAGATTTCTATGCGAGCACATATGTCCTTTACGATCTGAAGATTGTCCTCAATTTGCAGGGATGCCTCACCGTATGAGATACCTTCCTTTCCGTGCATCGTCGCATCAACCGCCGCGAAGGCTTCAAACAGCTTGGCCACTGCCATCTGCACGGCATTTCGCTGCTCTTGTGTCGTCTTCGCATTTTTGATGAGTTCATGCATGTTCTTAAGAATGTGACCCATTTCGTGCAGAAGACCGTCAGCTGAAGTGGCATTGTTCGTGTGAAATGCCCGGCTGATCGCCTCATTCAACCCCACAATCACCTCGACGGCTTCCTGGAGTGTGTCCGGAGGCGATTCATCCGGAGCGTCGGGTTCAGATTCTTCGTGTCCGCGGTGTCCATGCCGGTGGTGATCACCGTCATCGGAGGGCGACTGAGCCAGTGAGACGGTGGTTGCAGAAGAGCAGCCATTCATGGTTGTCACAGCGACGGTGAGGCACAAAAGGATCAGGAAATGAGTTTCGGAGATTCCGTGCCTTTGTTTGATCAACATGATTCCGTTCCAGCAGGCGAAAGCGGGTATTTCGGGGTGTTTCCGGCGAGTCAACGGACAGGTGTTCTACGAACCTCGCTGTTAATGCGTTTGAAATGCATTTGCAAATAAGTTGCATATAAGGAATCTGGCGAGGTTTGGCAACACGCCACATGAGGCCTCCGTTTCCGCAGACCTTCCCGGGGGGTCGAACATTCGTTCCCCAACGACTGCGATATCGCCACTTTGGAGTTTTTTTTCCGAAACAGACAGTTCGGATCGACTTCACGACAGGCTGCTCCCGCAAACGGCTTCACTTTGATCAGAATGGTTTCGGCATCACTGTCCGGATAAATGGAGTTCTTCTCCGAGTTCGATACCTGCCCTGCGCACTCCATAGAGAAGCTGCTGTCCCGGATACGGTGTGAAGCTCCGGCCTTTAATTGTTAAGAACAAAAGAAAAACAGCTCACGGCAGTTACATGCAATTCGATTGCATGTACAGTTCGGGGGACGGGGGCATTCAAGACTGAATTGTGTGCCGTGGTTGAATCCACCATGCGATGCCAGTGTCCCTGTCTTGAGATCTTCATTTCTTTTGCTGAACGCTGAATTCCACGCCATCTGGTGTCCATATCATCCACAAAAATACGGGTTCCCGTAGCCACGTGCGTTGCACTGCTGCAGCTTGTTCTGCTGCCTGCGACGTCCGTCCTTCACAGGTGCGAGGTTCCATCCGGTTTTCACGCTGGGGCTTCCGGCGGATGTGGCGACGCATGCTGCTATCGAGGTCTTCGTAAAGACCGCCGGAATAGTGAGCAGCGGGAACGTCCCGGATGGCCTGATTCAGGGCAGTGCCAAATCTGCCATACACTTTTCGCTCCTGTTACTCCTCCTCCGGATGCTGACGAACTGAATTGTTCCGGAACGGTCACGGTTCTGCGCCAACGGCGCGTGATTTTACCCTGTGTGGCAGTGTCATACCGCTTTCCGAGTCGCGGACCGCCCCTTGGCTGATCAGCGCCGACGTCATTCCGTGCGTCCACTCAAACTGAAACTCGTCAGTTCGACGCTTACATGAGGCAAGTAACGCGCGCCTCCGCAGCGCAGGCCTTGTCCGCGTCTTTTTCGCCGTGTTTTTTGCATCGCGATGTGGACAGCAATCTGTTTCCGGCGGGGAACGTACGCCTGTCACATCATCCGGCTCGGACCGTTTCGGCCCTTTGCCGGCCGGCATCTCTTCGTCCAGTAACTTCATTAACGCTGTCAGGTAGGTAACCACCTGCGCTGGCGCGTCACCTCTTTGGCATAAACCAAAAATCTGTAAACAGGAAATAAATACGAAATGAAAGTTTCACCACAGAAACAAAGTGGGTTTACTCTGATTGAGCTTCTCGTCGTCATCGCTATCATCGCCGTCCTGATTTCGCTGTTATTGCCTGCAGTGCAGCAGGCCCGAGAAGCGGCACGCAGGGCCCGGTGTCGCAGCAATCTGAAGCAAATCGGGCTGGCTCTGCACAATTATCACGACGTTCACATGATGTTTCCCCCCGGTTGGGTGGGGGCCACTTTGTCTCCTTATCAGCAACACACGGGAATGGAAGATCCGGCGGTACCAACCAGCTTTCGCAATGGTTTCAGCTGGGCCACATTTATTCTTCCTATGCTGGATCAGGACACTCTCTATGCCTCACTGGATTTTTCCCGTCAGGTCAACGGCGGTTCGGGAAATCAGGCAGTAATCAAAACGTTTTTGGATGTTTACACGTGTCCTTCTGATTCCATACCCAATACTTTTCTGTTGAACGATGGAGTCAGCGACGTTGAGTTGGCGACCACAAATTACGCAGCTGTCTTTGGGACACGCGAACTGGAAGAGTGTGAAATCAACGGCGCCCCCGGTCACGTGACTGCGGGTCAGCAATGTACATCAGACGGCATGTTCTTTCACAATAGTGCAATCAAAATTGGTGGTGTCACCGATGGCACAAGCAACACGATCATGGTGGGAGAGCGCACAACATTCGTGGAACCGGGTGAGGACGATTTTTACGGTGCCTGGGCAGGGATTATTACCGGCACCGAAGAGGCGGCGGCCCGATTTATGGGAATTGCTGATCACGTGCCCAACGAGCTGGTACATCCGGAAGACTTTGCAAGTAACCACCCTGGCGGTGCACACTTTGTTCTCGGCGACGGTTCGGTTCACTTCATGAGCGAAAACATGGATGAAGGTGTGTTTCAATCGCTGGCGACTCGGACAGGTGGTGAAATCGTTGGTGAATTCTGACACCGGCCAGGTCTGCTTGCGGGGACAATTCCGGATCAGAACCGATGGCAACTTCTGCAATCTTTGAGCTGCGTCATTGTTACTAACGTTTCCGGTGTTTCTGGAAAAAATTTCGCCTGACTTGTTTTTTCCTCATGTGCCCTGCCCTCGATCGCAGATTCTGCTGTGGTCGAGGGCGTTCTGTTTTTCTGGTTCCGAAATCTTCACAGCCTGTCTGGGCACCGGCTGTCGGAAAGTCCATGCCATTGTAAATACCAGAGGCCCGGAGTATTCTCAGGGCAGAATGGAGTCTGGGTTCAGTCCTGCAGTGGATGGTGCTGTTTTATCAAAACCGGTCTTTTGAATATGCATGAGCATACTCATCAGCTGACTCTTGGCCTCGGCGCACTGCATGCACTTGAACCAGGACATGGCAAGACCGCGATGCTGGTCTATCTGTCTGGTGAAAGACGAAGTTTGCTGCATCCGCTGGTGATGGGATTATCCAGCGCAGTTGCTCACAGTGTTTCATTAATTGGAATCGCTGCTTCCGTTCATTTGACGCATCATCTCATCACCGGTGACCATGGCCATCATGACCAGTTGGTGACTCGCAGCATGCAGTGGATCAGTGCCGCATTGGTCACGACTGTTGGTCTGTGGATGGCGGCGGCAGCATGGAGGACCCGGCCCGCTCGATGCGGGTGCAGATCCGCCCCACACGAATGTGGTGGCGATACTTTCGCCGTCAAAGCCACCGCGAAAACGAGTTATTCGATGAGTGCGCTACTGGGGGTTGCGTTTGGTCTTTTACCATGCCCCTCTGCCATGGCCGCTTACTTCACGAGCATTTCGTCCGGTTCTCCTGTTGCTGCGTACGGTGTGATAGGTCTGTTTGCAGCTGGGATTGCTTCTTCTTTGACACTCGTCGGTATACTGATTCAGGTCTTTGGGGGTCGTCTGTTGGAATCGGAGTCTTGGCTCTCCCGATTACCATGGCAGCCGATTCGCGCCGGATTGATTCTCTCTGTCGGAATATTTTACACGTGGCAGCTGGTTAGCTAGAGGCTGTGTGGCAGCTTCCGAGTGAGAGATTTCCCTGAAGTTCAAAGGAATGTGTCAGGAGGGTCGCCGTTACGGAGGGGGCAAACTGCTCAGCGGGAAAAAAAACTCACAAGTACGGTGTTTCCCCGCCACTCGTTACGTTTCTGAAGTCGGTCAGGCCGACAGGACGGTATCATTTGTGTCCATGGAACGATCCGGAGTTTCCGCTCCACTGCACTTGAAGCGACCATGCGTTTACGATAGACAAAGATTAGCCACGTGGACAGGAGGCCCGGAGGCCAGAATAATGGAGTGTCGCTGTGTCCATCAATGTCTCAACTTTCACTCTGTCGGAGCTGATGAAGCCGAAATCTGATACAGCTGAAGTCAAAGAAACGATCCGGTCAGTCGGCCTTCGCGCCACACCGGCTCGAGTGGCAACGCTCATCCTGATTCGGGACATGAGTGCTCCCATGACACATGCGGAAGTTGCTTCTCGACTTAGTGAGAGCGGTGTTGACAAGGCCACTGCGTTTCGAAACCTCAACGACCTGGCGGATGCCGGTTTGCTGCGTCGTGCTGAATTAGGTGATCACGTTTATCGGTTCGAGGAAGTGAGAAGTGACGAGCACGGTCATGATCCTCATCCACATTTTTTGTGTGTGACATGTGGTGTGGTGACATGCCTCGACAGCGTGCGACTGACGGTGGGAAGTCAGCGAGCCAGCGAGGAAGTTGGTGAAGTCAACGAGATACTTCTTCGCGGTTGTTGTAACGACTGCAAACAGGACTGATACGGTAGAAAAGTGGGCGATCAGGGACCCGGCGTCAGCACGGGTGGTCTCCGGTTCGTATCGAATGGCATTTTGTTGACACCAGGAGGATTCAGGCTGCGACCGATTTCGGTGACAGTGACATTGCTGGAAGCAGGCTCAAACGGTTGATTCATGGCGGTGTCTTTCCTGGATTCCGTCATATGTTCCCAATGGGCGACTTATTCGCAATTCCGCCGGAAGTGTCAACTCACTTGATCGCGCCGGTGACTATTGTGAGCACCTGCACGGCTCTATAATTGCGAACTGCCCTATTGTCGGGGCTCGCTAAACAGCCCTGATTCACTGAATCTGATCTGCTCGAATCGGACATATTTTCGGACGTCAACCGTGTACAGAACTCACACCTGCGGCGAGCTTCGTCGTGATCATGTCGACCAGTCCACCACTCTCTGTGGGTGGGTCCATAGTTATCGGGATCACGGTGAAAACCTTGTTTTTGTCGACCTTCGTGACCGCTACGGAAAGACTCAGGTCGTTTTTAATACTGAAGAAGACAGTCAGATCGATTCCATCGCCCGGAAGCTGCGCCGTGAGGACGTCATCCGGATTCGCGGTGAAGTTCGCTATCGCGGAGACGATTTGATTAATCCGAAACTCTCTACCGGAGAAATCGAAGTTCGCGCGCACGAACTCACCGTGTTCAGCAGCAGCAAAACTCCACCCTTTGAGCTCGACGGAATTGAACTCCCCAATGAAGAAATGCGACTGAAGCATCGATTTGTCGATCTGCGTCGGGAATCACTTCAAAAGAACATCATTGTTCGACACAAAATGAGTCAGGCGGTACGTGAGTACTTCAACAACCTTGACTTTCTTGAAGTTGAAACTCCGATGCTGGGTCGCAGTACTCCGGAAGGTGCTCGAGACTATCTTGTTCCCAGCCGTGTCCATCAAGGGAGCTTCTATGCACTGCCGCAGTCACCACAAATCTATAAGCAGATTCTGATGGTTTCCGGTTTTGACCGTTACTATCAGATTGCCCGCTGTTTTCGAGACGAAGACCTGCGAGCCGATCGTCAGCCTGAGTTTACCCAAATCGATGTCGAAATGTCCTTTGTCGATCGTGACGACATTCTGTCGCTCATCGACGGTCTCGTTTCCACTGTCGTTAAACAGGTCAAAGACATCGACCTGCCAACTCCGCTGCCGCGTTTTACGTATGCCGATGTCATGGAACGATACGGCTCTGATAAACCGGATCTGCGTTTTGGTATGGAACTGATCGATGTGGGCGAGGCAGCTGCCGCGAGCAGTTTCGGTGTGTTCAAGTCCGTCATTGAAGGTGGTGGCCGCGTTCGTGGTATCAACGCAAAGGGTGCCGCCGATAAATACAGCCGCCGACTGCTGGACAAAGAGCTCAAAGATTTTGTGGGTGAGCATGGCGCCAGGGGACTGGCTTATATGAAGGTGGCTGACGGCAAACTGGAATCAACGATTGCCAAGTTCTTCGAACCGGAGCAGCAGCAGGAAATCATTCGGCTTATGAATGGTGAAGATGGTGACCTGTTGCTGTTCGTGGCAGACCAACCGGCTGTAACTTCAGCGGCGCTGTCCGCGTTACGAAACCGCCTGGGTCGTGAACTGGAACTTTACGATCCGGACGAGTTCAACGCACTGTGGGTCGTCGACTTTCCTATGGTAACGTGGAACGAAGAGGCAAATCGATACGACGCTGAACACCATCCGTTCTGTCAGCCCAACAGCGAGGATCTTGAGTATTTCAGTTCAGACCCCGGCAAAGTTCGGGCTGACTCCTACGACCTTGTCGTCAACGGCAACGAAGCTGCCAGCGGCAGTGTTCGTATCCATGACGCGAAGGTACAGCAACAGATCTTTGACCTGCTGAACATCTCTCCGGACGAAGCGGAATCGAGATTCGGATTCCTTCTGGAGGCATTGCGGTATGGAGCACCGCCTCATGCAGGAATTGCTCTGGGACTGGACCGCTGGGTGATGATTCTGACAGGGGACGACAATATCCGCGATGTCATTGCTTTCCCGAAAACCCAGCGAGCATCGGACCTGCTGTCGGGAGCCCCGGCAACAGTAGACGATCACCAGTTGCG from Fuerstiella sp. encodes:
- the gcvT gene encoding glycine cleavage system aminomethyltransferase GcvT, whose amino-acid sequence is MSEPALSPLNNRHLELKGRMVDFAGWHLPVQYVGIQQEAIAVRSTGGVFDISHMGQIFVRSGEKGAAAAALDSILTSSVTSLNPGEGQYSLILNDAGGIIDDLIVYCLDATTCFLVVNASKTEEDYNWLAQHLPKNVSLENASRNFGGIAVQGPDSAEWFASIQRAAGEPNPVPLPERFGILDLPRSAGTFLVCRTGYTGEDGFELFCTSEFLGLWWDAVIDAGATPAGLGARDILRLEKCYPLNGNDLTTERTPIECGLRFAVDLSKSEFIGKSVLTEQQVTGVQYRLVAARQTGKAPPPRTGYSILSGGHSVGHVTSGGVSPSLGCGIALVWIQTGHHSLGTELMMEIRGKQFPCQVVKKPFV
- a CDS encoding MerC domain-containing protein, whose product is MSQAASAEILPEQPTSAWRDFLGIAASLVCAVHCAAMPFLIAYLPALGLSFLADESFHQWMTVTCLLLALIAFVPGWRTHRRWLPGMTAGVGLIIIASAAYGHTDECCAAATAAAETEANESSVTQGAPQDEACPFDCCQSPAETGVATPAAFETNTDGSFRNLSAMATWWTPLGGLLLVSAHLLNRRYTCCSCCSPAMYAGDELLAASGNQSS
- a CDS encoding ABC transporter permease subunit, translating into MSDRTNNLSEQLGMPHSDSENRFLFSVVQQIEFTRKELRETLRDRRTIVTLLVMPLLLYPLLGLGLRFLAFQQSTDSRLEYHLAVNTRTEAQWLRETLSTGDRVLTAASVTSEPRPEVQLLVPEDPAGFDLGSIVTDSAADLGVRIEFGESFTNGRQQARVQLLQNKSSSRSRDLYDYIARRLTAANIELIEGWAQEKGQKLPVPIEQSRVLLEPAQEPSTVLGLLPLILLLMTVTGGVYPAIDLTAGERERNTMETLMALPVLRFRLLAAKYVAVVTVTLLTGIINLVAMSVTLYALQLDKTLLGESGFTAALAAKLFLGLGAFAVFYAAVLLLLTSSARSFKEAQAYLIPLLLLSIAPGLVILIPGWKLAGGTAALPLVNILLLSRDFLEGTAQRLPAIVAVISTLLYGVSALALASQVFGNDAVAVGSQGRWGDFLRRPKLRTLLPSLTSTLLTLALLFPGHFIVSGILGRGEAQPTVRLTWSAITTTVLFVVVPCLLLGWQRVSRSHGLGLTKPAWSWWLAAPILGVAVWPWIFELVVFAQSIGIRGFDPEQIENIDSLLAGWKNVPLWVVVVCLGVVPGICEECFFRGFLFNGLKQHLRGVGTIFCSAFAFGMFHVILAGGAAPERVLPSTLMGILLGWVTWQSGSTIPSIIVHVIHNSTLLIVVQSRELLAKWNIGQVEAEHLPWCWLAVSAVVLTLGTALAWFPSRRVTSGASFGSSPTGK
- a CDS encoding ATP-binding cassette domain-containing protein gives rise to the protein MIELNQLTKVFGDDVVAVDRLSLTVGPGEVYGLLGPNGAGKTTTLRMILGLLEPTSGNASILDCEVSAGPLRMKRLIGLVSASAGLYQWLTPRELLQYFAFGFGLNREKAHQRIDELSHRMELSHFLDRRCATLSTGQAQRVNLARALVHDPPVVLLDEPTRGLDVVGAKVVIDFVQVLREAGKAIIVCTHQLEEAERFCDRFGLLYRAKLKYQGTLDELKTKTGQPSLVEIFLRLMREAPPKTKTLGKRAGHE
- a CDS encoding DUF1559 domain-containing protein, translating into MKVSPQKQSGFTLIELLVVIAIIAVLISLLLPAVQQAREAARRARCRSNLKQIGLALHNYHDVHMMFPPGWVGATLSPYQQHTGMEDPAVPTSFRNGFSWATFILPMLDQDTLYASLDFSRQVNGGSGNQAVIKTFLDVYTCPSDSIPNTFLLNDGVSDVELATTNYAAVFGTRELEECEINGAPGHVTAGQQCTSDGMFFHNSAIKIGGVTDGTSNTIMVGERTTFVEPGEDDFYGAWAGIITGTEEAAARFMGIADHVPNELVHPEDFASNHPGGAHFVLGDGSVHFMSENMDEGVFQSLATRTGGEIVGEF
- a CDS encoding sulfite exporter TauE/SafE family protein, producing MHEHTHQLTLGLGALHALEPGHGKTAMLVYLSGERRSLLHPLVMGLSSAVAHSVSLIGIAASVHLTHHLITGDHGHHDQLVTRSMQWISAALVTTVGLWMAAAAWRTRPARCGCRSAPHECGGDTFAVKATAKTSYSMSALLGVAFGLLPCPSAMAAYFTSISSGSPVAAYGVIGLFAAGIASSLTLVGILIQVFGGRLLESESWLSRLPWQPIRAGLILSVGIFYTWQLVS
- a CDS encoding transcriptional repressor — translated: MSINVSTFTLSELMKPKSDTAEVKETIRSVGLRATPARVATLILIRDMSAPMTHAEVASRLSESGVDKATAFRNLNDLADAGLLRRAELGDHVYRFEEVRSDEHGHDPHPHFLCVTCGVVTCLDSVRLTVGSQRASEEVGEVNEILLRGCCNDCKQD
- the aspS gene encoding aspartate--tRNA ligase, which produces MYRTHTCGELRRDHVDQSTTLCGWVHSYRDHGENLVFVDLRDRYGKTQVVFNTEEDSQIDSIARKLRREDVIRIRGEVRYRGDDLINPKLSTGEIEVRAHELTVFSSSKTPPFELDGIELPNEEMRLKHRFVDLRRESLQKNIIVRHKMSQAVREYFNNLDFLEVETPMLGRSTPEGARDYLVPSRVHQGSFYALPQSPQIYKQILMVSGFDRYYQIARCFRDEDLRADRQPEFTQIDVEMSFVDRDDILSLIDGLVSTVVKQVKDIDLPTPLPRFTYADVMERYGSDKPDLRFGMELIDVGEAAAASSFGVFKSVIEGGGRVRGINAKGAADKYSRRLLDKELKDFVGEHGARGLAYMKVADGKLESTIAKFFEPEQQQEIIRLMNGEDGDLLLFVADQPAVTSAALSALRNRLGRELELYDPDEFNALWVVDFPMVTWNEEANRYDAEHHPFCQPNSEDLEYFSSDPGKVRADSYDLVVNGNEAASGSVRIHDAKVQQQIFDLLNISPDEAESRFGFLLEALRYGAPPHAGIALGLDRWVMILTGDDNIRDVIAFPKTQRASDLLSGAPATVDDHQLRDLKITVEEIED